TCGGACGCGTGCACGAGTGGACTTCCAACGCCGCGTGGTCGAGCGCTATGGTTCTGCAACGTCCTATCCGGGATCGGCTACGCATTGGAGGCAGGCTGTCGTGCCACAGACCATTTGGCATCAGTGTCTTGAAGTACTTCGGGATGAGTTTCCCGCACAACAGTTCAATACCTGGCTTCGTCCGCTGCAGTCCGACCACCGGGACGATCAGCTTATGCTATTTGCCCCTAACCGGTTCGTGATGGATTGGGTGAATGAGAAATACCTCCGCCGCATTGAAGAGGTGCTGAAGGATTTGCAGGGCGGGCAGGCGCCTCGTATCAATATGCGTGTAGGGTCGGCCCCGGAAGAGTCGGCTGCAGCACCGGTGCGCCGGTCCTCAGACACGCCCCGGCGGCAGACACGGCAGGAAGACAGCGCAGAGACCGTGAGCGAGGAAGAGAAAGGCGTTGCCGCCACGCTGGTGGATCGCTCCAGTCCCACGACCGCTCCGGCTGCGCGGCCCGCAGCATCGGCGCGACGGAGTGTCCAGGTCGAAGGTGATATCAAGCACCAGAGCTTCCTCAACGAGAGCTTTACCTTCGAAACCTTCGTCGAAGGCAAGTCGAATCAACTCGCTCGTGCCGCATCCATGCAGGTGGCAGAGAATCCCGGCGGTGCCTATAACCCCTTGTTCCTCTATGGCGGGGTGGGTCTGGGTAAAACCCATTTGATGCACGCCGTGGGGAACGAGATCGTGCGTCGTAATCCCCGGGCCAAAGTGGCCTACCTGCGTTCCGAGCGCTTTGTGGCGGATATGGTCAAGGCGCTGCAACTCAACGCGATTAACGAATTCAAGCGTTATTATCGGTCTGTAGATGCGCTGCTCATCGACGACATCCAGTTCTTTGCCCGCAAGGAGCGCTCACAGGAAGAGTTTTTCCACACCTTTAATGCGTTGCTCGAGGGTGGACAGCAGGTCATTGTCACCTGCGACCGGTTCCCCAAGGAAATCTCCGATATGGAGGAGCGGCTGAAGTCCCGTTTCGGATGGGGGCTTACGGTGATGGTCGAGCCGCCCGAACTGGAAACCCGGGTCGCGATTCTGATGAAAAAGGCGGAGCAGGCCAATGTCCGGCTCAGCAGCGAGGCCGCCTTCTTCATTGCCCAGAAGATTCGCTCCAACGTACGTGAACTTGAAGGCGCATTGCGCTTGGTGATAGCGAATGCTCACTTCACTGGGCAGGAAATTACCCCGCCATTTATCCGTGAGAGCCTCAAGGACCTGCTGGCCCTGCACGAGAAGCAGGTAAGCATCGACAACATTCAGCGCACGGTGGCAGAGTACTACAAGATCAAGGTTGCGGATCTGCTCTCGAAGCGCCGTACCCGTACCGTCACCCGGCCGCGGCAAATGGCCATGTCGCTGGCCAAGGAACTGACCAATCACAGCCTGCCTGAAATCGGCGACGCGTTTGGCGGGCGTGACCATACGACGGTCCTGCATGCCTGCAAGAAAATCGTCGAGTTGCAGGAATCGGATACCAATATCCGTGAGGACTACCAGAACTTCATGCGGTTGCTGACGACTTGAACCCGTTGGCAGACGCAACCCGTGACTAGACGGTCTTTGTATATAAGACGCAACCCGTGACTAGACGGTCTTTGTATATAAGACGCAACCCGTGACTAGACGGTCTTTGTATATAAAAGGAAACGCCTTTCAGGTGCCCCAATAATCCACGAGCAGAATCCGAGTGCCATGAAACTGACGATCAGCCGCGAGTCCCTCCTGACCCCACTTCAGTCGATTGCCGGCGTGGTGGAACGCAAACAGACGATGCCGGTATTGTCTAACGTGCTTCTGGTAGCCGAAGAAAACACGTTGACGCTGACCGGGACCAATATGGAAGTTGAACTGGTGGGCCGCATTACGCCGGTGCATGTGGATCAGCCCGGGCGAATCACGGTACCCGCGCGCAAGCTCTCGGACATCTGCCGGGCGCTGGGCGACGAGGCGCCGATCGAGCTCAACCTGGAGGGTGACCGATTGCATCTGCGGTGCGGGGCCAGTCATTTCACCCTGTCAACCCTACCGGCGGAGCACTTTCCCAACGTCGAAGACGATGCCGAAAGTTTTCGGCTGGAACTTGCGCAGGCGGATTTGCGCGACATGCTGGACGCCACTGCATTCGCTATGGCCCAGCAGGATGTGCGCTACTACCTGAATGGCCTGTTGCTGGAAGTCGACGCGGAGCATCTTCGCGCGGTAGCGACCGACGGGCACCGGCTGGCGATGTCCCATCAGGGCGTCGCGACGGGTATTAGCGAACCGCGGCAGGTCATTGTCCCACGTAAGGGGGTTCTTGAATTGGCGCGGCTGCTGGATGACGTCCAAACGCCGGTCACACTGGTATTCGGTGACAACCATCTGCGTGCAACTATTGGCGCCTACACCTTTACGTCCAAACTGATCGAGGGCAAGTTCCCGGACTATAACCGCGTGATTCCCCGGGGCGGTGACAAGACGATGCTGGCCGATCGCGCCACGCTCAAGAACACCCTGCAGCGGGCGGGTATCCTGTCCCACGAGAACATCCGCGGTGTACGGCTGAACCTGGTGCCTGGTGAACTGCAGATCTTCGCCAACAACCCGGATCAGGAACAGGCTGAGGATGCCATGCCTGTGGATTACCAGGGCGAGTCCCTGCAGATTGGCTTCAATGTCGGCTACCTGGTGGACGTACTCAATGCGCTGGACGATGACCAGGTAAAGATCACGCTGTCCAACCCCAATAGCAGCGCGCTGATCGAGGCCCAAAATGACGCCAGCTGTCTGTATGTCGTCATGCCGATGAGGCTGTAAGGTTAGCGCAGTGACCGCGGGGCTTGCTTGCCGGCAGGCGTCGTTGGTTCGGGCCGCTTCTTTTTCGGGTTGGGTTGTCGATTAGCGGTCGTTTCCACGCAAGACACAGGGAGAAACGGTCATGATAGTAAACGGTATCAAGGGCGCGTTCAGGATCGGCCAGACCCTGTCGGTGCTGGGCAAGACCGGCGTCAACTGGGTCAGGGGCGATCGCCCTCCGACACCCAGGTTGCTTCGACAGACCTTCGAGAATCTGGGCGCCACCTACATCAAGCTCGGCCAGTTTATCGCCAGCTCTCCTACCTTCTTTCCGCCCAGCTACGTCGAGGAATTCCAGAACTGCCTCGATCGCACGCCTGCCCTGCCCTTTAGCGTGATGAAACGGATCCTGCGGGAAGAACTCGGACAACCGCTGGATCGGATCTATTCGGAGATCGATCCAGTCCCACTGGCGTCGGCGTCTATCGCCCAGGTGCACTCGGCTAAGCTGGTCAGCGGTGAGGACGTGGTGATCAAGATCCAGAAACCAGGTGTGGAAAATATCCTGCTCACGGACCTCAATTTTCTCTATGCCTCTGCGCGCATCCTGGAAACCATTGCGCCGAAGTTATCGTGGACTTCGCTTTCCGGCATTGTCGAAGAGATCCAGAAGACCATGATGGAGGAATGCGACTTCATCAAGGAAGCGAACAACCTCAAGACGTTCCGGCAGTTCCTGCTGGATTCCCATAACGATGGCGCGACCGTTCCCATGGTCTACGAGAACGTCAGCACGCGTCGTGTGCTAACGATGGAGCGGTTCTATGGCGTTCCGTTGACGGATCTTGAGAGTATTCGCGAAGTCACCAGCGATCCGGAACGTACGTTGATCACCGCGATGAACACCTGGTTTTCCAGCCTTACCCAATGTGAGTTCTTCCACGCCGACGTGCATGCCGGCAACCTGATGGTATTGCGGGACGGTCGGGTTGGTTTTATCGATTTTGGCATTGTCGGGCGGATAAAGCCGGACACGTGGCAGGCCGTATCTGACTTTATCTCTGCGGTCATGGTCGGTAATTTCGAAGGTATGGCGGGTGCCATGGTGCGCATCGGTGTGACACACGAAACCATCGATGTCGACCAGTTCGCCGATGATTTACGGCGGCTATACCACC
The window above is part of the Marinobacter nanhaiticus D15-8W genome. Proteins encoded here:
- the dnaA gene encoding chromosomal replication initiator protein DnaA translates to MPQTIWHQCLEVLRDEFPAQQFNTWLRPLQSDHRDDQLMLFAPNRFVMDWVNEKYLRRIEEVLKDLQGGQAPRINMRVGSAPEESAAAPVRRSSDTPRRQTRQEDSAETVSEEEKGVAATLVDRSSPTTAPAARPAASARRSVQVEGDIKHQSFLNESFTFETFVEGKSNQLARAASMQVAENPGGAYNPLFLYGGVGLGKTHLMHAVGNEIVRRNPRAKVAYLRSERFVADMVKALQLNAINEFKRYYRSVDALLIDDIQFFARKERSQEEFFHTFNALLEGGQQVIVTCDRFPKEISDMEERLKSRFGWGLTVMVEPPELETRVAILMKKAEQANVRLSSEAAFFIAQKIRSNVRELEGALRLVIANAHFTGQEITPPFIRESLKDLLALHEKQVSIDNIQRTVAEYYKIKVADLLSKRRTRTVTRPRQMAMSLAKELTNHSLPEIGDAFGGRDHTTVLHACKKIVELQESDTNIREDYQNFMRLLTT
- the dnaN gene encoding DNA polymerase III subunit beta, producing MKLTISRESLLTPLQSIAGVVERKQTMPVLSNVLLVAEENTLTLTGTNMEVELVGRITPVHVDQPGRITVPARKLSDICRALGDEAPIELNLEGDRLHLRCGASHFTLSTLPAEHFPNVEDDAESFRLELAQADLRDMLDATAFAMAQQDVRYYLNGLLLEVDAEHLRAVATDGHRLAMSHQGVATGISEPRQVIVPRKGVLELARLLDDVQTPVTLVFGDNHLRATIGAYTFTSKLIEGKFPDYNRVIPRGGDKTMLADRATLKNTLQRAGILSHENIRGVRLNLVPGELQIFANNPDQEQAEDAMPVDYQGESLQIGFNVGYLVDVLNALDDDQVKITLSNPNSSALIEAQNDASCLYVVMPMRL
- a CDS encoding ABC1 kinase family protein codes for the protein MIVNGIKGAFRIGQTLSVLGKTGVNWVRGDRPPTPRLLRQTFENLGATYIKLGQFIASSPTFFPPSYVEEFQNCLDRTPALPFSVMKRILREELGQPLDRIYSEIDPVPLASASIAQVHSAKLVSGEDVVIKIQKPGVENILLTDLNFLYASARILETIAPKLSWTSLSGIVEEIQKTMMEECDFIKEANNLKTFRQFLLDSHNDGATVPMVYENVSTRRVLTMERFYGVPLTDLESIREVTSDPERTLITAMNTWFSSLTQCEFFHADVHAGNLMVLRDGRVGFIDFGIVGRIKPDTWQAVSDFISAVMVGNFEGMAGAMVRIGVTHETIDVDQFADDLRRLYHQMDHMVPDTPYLAEEAEDEVNNILMDMVKIGEQHGLHFPREFALLIKQFLYFDRYVHILAPEMDMFMDERLTMLH